A single genomic interval of Sander lucioperca isolate FBNREF2018 chromosome 9, SLUC_FBN_1.2, whole genome shotgun sequence harbors:
- the abhd8a gene encoding protein ABHD8 isoform X1, with translation MLSCFVTQGSTMLTSITEGILCCLTGKAASLVLPLESSEPSDGFEFVEVKPGRVLRVRHIIPERQPVVTEQQVACKEKTDGDEDDDDSSPEDYSESNTGSSVHCKRKITVYRNGQLVIENLGDVLHSEILQCQDGDLEPCSTVEVELADYKEMPSSPDPNPVPPSLPSPHGEQKPAPPPRRRRRKPKRTVQIDSKRVISSCKGTHSDVALFFVHGVGGSLDIWGSQLDFFSRLGYEVIAPDLAGHGASTAPQIAAAYTFYALAEDLRAIFKRYARKRNILIGHSYGVSFCTFLAHEYPDLVHKVVMINGGGPTALEPSLCSIFQLPSCVLHCLSPCLAWSFLKAGFARQGAKEKQLLKQGNAFNVSPFVLRAMMSGQYWPEGDEVYHAELTVPILLVHGMCDKFVPMDEDQRMAEILLFAFLKVIEEGSHMVMMECPDTVNTLLHEFFLWEPDMSRKDSSKTDTALSDTLHTLKINKPMDK, from the exons ATGTTAAGCTGCTTTGTCACCCAG GGAAGCACCATGCTGACCAGTATCACTGAAGGGATACTATGCTGCCTGACTGGGAAGGCTGCCAGTCTGGTCTTGCCCCTGGAGTCATCAGAACCCTCTGATGGTTTTGAGTTTGTGGAGGTGAAACCTGGGAGAGTCCTGCGAGTGCGGCACATTATCCCCGAGCGTCAGCCCGTAGTAACGGAACAGCAAGTTGCGTGCAAGGAAAAGACGGACggtgatgaggatgatgatgacagCTCTCCTGAGGATTATAGCGAGAGCAATACCGGCAGCAGTGTCCACTGCAAGAGGAAGATCACAGTCTACCGCAACGGCCAGCTGGTGATTGAGAATCTGGGTGATGTTCTGCACTCTGAGATCTTGCAGTGTCAGGATGGGGACCTGGAGCCTTGCAGCACTGTAGAGGTGGAGCTGGCTGACTACAAAGAAATGCCCTCTTCTCCAGACCCCAATCCTGTTCCTCCTTCACTTCCTTCACCTCATGGGGAACAGAAACCCGCTCCACCTCCTCGTCGCCGCCGTCGCAAGCCCAAGCGCACAGTGCAAATCGACTCAAAGAGGGTGATCTCGAGCTGCAAAGGGACGCACTCGGACGTAGCGCTGTTCTTCGTGCACGGTGTGGGAGGTTCTCTGGACATTTGGGGCAGCCAACTGGACTTCTTCTCTCGGCTGGGCTATGAGGTTATCGCACCCGACCTGGCGGGGCATGGAGCCAGTACTGCCCCACAGATTGCAGCAGCTTATACTTTTTATGCCCTAGCAGAGGACCTTCGTGCCATCTTTAAGAGATATGCTCGTAAACGCAACATACTCATCGGTCACTCATATGG AGTGTCATTTTGCACCTTCCTGGCCCATGAATATCCTGATCTGGTCCATAAGGTGGTGATGATCAATGGAGGGGGTCCCACAGCTCTGGAGCCCAGCCTATGCTCCATCTTCCAGCTGCCATCTTGTGTCCTGCACTGTCTGTCACCCTGTCTGGCCTGGAGCTTCCTCAA AGCTGGATTTGCCCGTCAGGGTGCTAAAGAAAAGCAGCTGTTGAAGCAGGGCAATGCCTTCAACGTGTCTCCCTTTGTCCTGCGAGCCATGATGAGTGGCCAGTACTGGCCAGAGGGGGATGAGGTCTACCATGCCGAGCTCACTGTGCCCATCCTTCTGGTTCATGGCATGTGTGACAAGTTCGTGCCAATGGATGAGGACCAGCGCATGGCAGAG ATCCTTCTGTTTGCATTCCTAAAAGTCATTGAGGAGGGAAGTCACATGGTCATGATGGAGTGCCCTGACACCGTCAACACCCTCCTCCACGAGTTCTTTCTATGGGAGCCTGACATGTCCAGAAAAGACAGCAGCAAGACAGACACAGCTCTCAGTGACACTCTCCACACACTGAAAATCAATAAGCCTATGGACAAATAA
- the abhd8a gene encoding protein ABHD8 isoform X2, whose amino-acid sequence MLTSITEGILCCLTGKAASLVLPLESSEPSDGFEFVEVKPGRVLRVRHIIPERQPVVTEQQVACKEKTDGDEDDDDSSPEDYSESNTGSSVHCKRKITVYRNGQLVIENLGDVLHSEILQCQDGDLEPCSTVEVELADYKEMPSSPDPNPVPPSLPSPHGEQKPAPPPRRRRRKPKRTVQIDSKRVISSCKGTHSDVALFFVHGVGGSLDIWGSQLDFFSRLGYEVIAPDLAGHGASTAPQIAAAYTFYALAEDLRAIFKRYARKRNILIGHSYGVSFCTFLAHEYPDLVHKVVMINGGGPTALEPSLCSIFQLPSCVLHCLSPCLAWSFLKAGFARQGAKEKQLLKQGNAFNVSPFVLRAMMSGQYWPEGDEVYHAELTVPILLVHGMCDKFVPMDEDQRMAEILLFAFLKVIEEGSHMVMMECPDTVNTLLHEFFLWEPDMSRKDSSKTDTALSDTLHTLKINKPMDK is encoded by the exons ATGCTGACCAGTATCACTGAAGGGATACTATGCTGCCTGACTGGGAAGGCTGCCAGTCTGGTCTTGCCCCTGGAGTCATCAGAACCCTCTGATGGTTTTGAGTTTGTGGAGGTGAAACCTGGGAGAGTCCTGCGAGTGCGGCACATTATCCCCGAGCGTCAGCCCGTAGTAACGGAACAGCAAGTTGCGTGCAAGGAAAAGACGGACggtgatgaggatgatgatgacagCTCTCCTGAGGATTATAGCGAGAGCAATACCGGCAGCAGTGTCCACTGCAAGAGGAAGATCACAGTCTACCGCAACGGCCAGCTGGTGATTGAGAATCTGGGTGATGTTCTGCACTCTGAGATCTTGCAGTGTCAGGATGGGGACCTGGAGCCTTGCAGCACTGTAGAGGTGGAGCTGGCTGACTACAAAGAAATGCCCTCTTCTCCAGACCCCAATCCTGTTCCTCCTTCACTTCCTTCACCTCATGGGGAACAGAAACCCGCTCCACCTCCTCGTCGCCGCCGTCGCAAGCCCAAGCGCACAGTGCAAATCGACTCAAAGAGGGTGATCTCGAGCTGCAAAGGGACGCACTCGGACGTAGCGCTGTTCTTCGTGCACGGTGTGGGAGGTTCTCTGGACATTTGGGGCAGCCAACTGGACTTCTTCTCTCGGCTGGGCTATGAGGTTATCGCACCCGACCTGGCGGGGCATGGAGCCAGTACTGCCCCACAGATTGCAGCAGCTTATACTTTTTATGCCCTAGCAGAGGACCTTCGTGCCATCTTTAAGAGATATGCTCGTAAACGCAACATACTCATCGGTCACTCATATGG AGTGTCATTTTGCACCTTCCTGGCCCATGAATATCCTGATCTGGTCCATAAGGTGGTGATGATCAATGGAGGGGGTCCCACAGCTCTGGAGCCCAGCCTATGCTCCATCTTCCAGCTGCCATCTTGTGTCCTGCACTGTCTGTCACCCTGTCTGGCCTGGAGCTTCCTCAA AGCTGGATTTGCCCGTCAGGGTGCTAAAGAAAAGCAGCTGTTGAAGCAGGGCAATGCCTTCAACGTGTCTCCCTTTGTCCTGCGAGCCATGATGAGTGGCCAGTACTGGCCAGAGGGGGATGAGGTCTACCATGCCGAGCTCACTGTGCCCATCCTTCTGGTTCATGGCATGTGTGACAAGTTCGTGCCAATGGATGAGGACCAGCGCATGGCAGAG ATCCTTCTGTTTGCATTCCTAAAAGTCATTGAGGAGGGAAGTCACATGGTCATGATGGAGTGCCCTGACACCGTCAACACCCTCCTCCACGAGTTCTTTCTATGGGAGCCTGACATGTCCAGAAAAGACAGCAGCAAGACAGACACAGCTCTCAGTGACACTCTCCACACACTGAAAATCAATAAGCCTATGGACAAATAA
- the mrpl34 gene encoding 39S ribosomal protein L34, mitochondrial has protein sequence MNIIRSSFSRLRGITNFTSIPAGNLAVTGNSHLRLFSNWIVPRAAAGPLISRCGPLSSQAEGSGVFQQLPWQYQQVRTRKRGTEYQPKNIKRKRTHGWIKRISSQSGIELLLRRMLKGRKSLSH, from the exons ATGAACATTATACGGTCATCCTTTTCCCGACTGCGTGGAATAACTAATTTCACCAG CATTCCTGCAGGGAACCTTGCAGTAACTGGCAACTCTCACCTTAGATTATTCAGCAACTGGATTGTGCCCAGAGCAGCTGCAGGACCTCTGATTTCCAGATGTGGGCCACTTTCTTCACAAGCTGAGGGTTCAGGAGTGTTCCAACAGCTTCCGTGGCAATACCAGCAGGTGCGGACACGGAAGAGAGGCACAGAGTATCAGCCCAAGAACATCAAACGCAAGAGGACCCACGGCTGGATCAAGAGGATCAGCTCTCAGAGCGGCATCGAGCTGCTTCTACGGCGCATGTTGAAGGGACGGAAATCACTCTCACACTGA